A part of Fibrobacter sp. genomic DNA contains:
- a CDS encoding RelA/SpoT family protein codes for MEQVTLSSNQEHIVDVLIRKNPALERGILEKAVAFIATAHEGQYRKSGMPYTEHPYEVAKILADLKQDQPTVLAGLLHDVVEDTEYTLEQLSEMFGEDVAFMVDAVTKITAAQEANKTAQKAETYRKLIIAMAKDPRVIMIKIADRIHNMRTMRYMKPEKRQAIAQETLDIYIPLTHRFGLYRLKTELEDLSFKYVNPDEYQKLVDALIENKESREKYIQSVIGPLQFKMALEDFDCTIQGRTKNIYSIHNKMISRGCQFEDIFDIFAIRIIVESIPECYLALGYVHNLWTPLQSRFKDYIATPKPNLYQSIHTTVIGPDNKMVEVQIRTKDMDIVAEKGFAAHWAYKLETQHEGEELAWLNHMVKLQSEISDSKEYLDFLKVDLKPQGMTVFTPKGTSIELPDGAIVLDFAFAVHTELGLHCIGARINDEVVNLDKVVPNGATVQILKSPHQEPSPEWLEMVKTVKAKQELRRWIRSSTIQQAKELGKEIWIRELHLQKIEKDKRPKEEDINKYFGTEDINDFFQRIGEGELPLVDIQHFISGGRDVTKESASLRFFPGFNKDKKLDVRDEMPLQIGGETKLLIHFGKCCGPVPGDKIIGVLRPQIGIEIHCADCAELKKLPKEQQVAVEWNEETSHSFTTHLTIETDNRKNITLDVLTELKKANIFLERMTVASKHSSGRIKIVCKAFRKDQIESVMNCIKNISGVHEVVKV; via the coding sequence ATGGAACAGGTCACCCTTTCATCTAATCAGGAGCACATTGTTGACGTGCTCATCCGAAAGAATCCGGCACTGGAACGCGGGATTCTCGAAAAGGCTGTTGCCTTCATTGCTACCGCCCACGAAGGTCAGTACCGCAAGAGCGGCATGCCTTATACAGAACATCCCTACGAAGTAGCAAAGATTCTCGCAGACCTTAAGCAAGACCAGCCCACCGTTCTCGCCGGCCTCTTGCACGACGTTGTCGAAGATACTGAATATACCTTGGAACAGCTTTCCGAAATGTTCGGCGAAGATGTGGCATTCATGGTGGACGCTGTTACAAAGATTACTGCAGCCCAGGAAGCCAACAAGACTGCCCAAAAGGCTGAAACATACCGTAAGCTCATTATCGCCATGGCCAAGGATCCCCGAGTCATCATGATCAAGATCGCGGACCGCATCCACAACATGCGTACCATGCGTTACATGAAGCCGGAAAAGCGTCAGGCCATCGCCCAGGAAACCCTGGACATCTATATTCCGCTGACACACCGTTTCGGTCTCTACAGGCTTAAAACTGAACTTGAAGACTTGAGTTTCAAGTACGTCAATCCCGATGAATACCAGAAGCTGGTGGACGCCCTTATCGAGAATAAGGAATCCCGTGAAAAGTATATCCAGTCCGTGATTGGCCCGCTTCAGTTCAAGATGGCTTTGGAAGACTTTGACTGTACAATCCAGGGCCGCACCAAGAACATTTACAGCATTCACAACAAGATGATTAGCCGAGGCTGTCAATTCGAAGACATCTTCGATATTTTCGCCATCCGAATCATCGTGGAATCTATTCCGGAATGCTACCTGGCACTCGGTTACGTTCATAACCTCTGGACTCCGCTCCAGAGCCGTTTCAAGGATTACATTGCCACCCCCAAGCCCAACCTTTACCAGAGTATTCATACCACGGTGATCGGCCCGGACAACAAGATGGTGGAAGTCCAGATCCGCACCAAGGATATGGACATTGTGGCAGAAAAGGGTTTCGCAGCCCACTGGGCCTACAAGCTGGAAACACAGCACGAAGGCGAAGAACTGGCATGGCTGAACCACATGGTGAAGCTGCAGTCCGAAATTTCCGACTCCAAGGAATACCTGGACTTCCTGAAGGTGGACTTGAAACCTCAGGGCATGACCGTGTTTACCCCCAAGGGAACTTCCATCGAACTTCCCGACGGAGCCATCGTCCTGGACTTTGCTTTTGCGGTCCATACCGAACTGGGCCTGCATTGCATTGGTGCCCGCATCAACGATGAAGTGGTGAACTTGGACAAAGTCGTCCCCAATGGCGCTACAGTCCAGATTCTTAAGAGCCCCCACCAGGAACCTAGCCCCGAATGGCTGGAGATGGTCAAGACCGTCAAGGCCAAGCAGGAACTGCGTCGCTGGATCCGTTCCAGCACCATCCAGCAGGCAAAGGAACTGGGCAAGGAAATCTGGATCCGCGAACTTCACCTGCAGAAGATTGAAAAGGACAAGCGCCCCAAGGAAGAGGACATCAACAAGTACTTCGGCACCGAGGACATCAACGATTTCTTCCAGCGCATTGGCGAGGGCGAACTGCCACTGGTAGACATCCAGCACTTTATCAGCGGTGGCCGCGACGTGACCAAGGAATCCGCATCCCTCCGTTTCTTCCCTGGCTTCAACAAGGACAAGAAACTGGACGTTCGCGACGAAATGCCGCTGCAGATTGGCGGCGAAACAAAGCTTCTCATTCACTTTGGCAAGTGCTGCGGCCCCGTGCCAGGCGACAAGATTATAGGCGTACTTCGCCCCCAGATCGGCATCGAAATCCATTGTGCCGACTGTGCCGAGCTCAAGAAGTTGCCCAAGGAACAGCAGGTGGCCGTGGAATGGAACGAAGAAACAAGCCATTCCTTCACCACCCACCTGACTATTGAAACTGACAACCGCAAGAACATTACTTTGGATGTACTCACGGAACTGAAGAAGGCCAACATCTTCCTGGAAAGAATGACTGTGGCAAGCAAGCATTCCTCCGGCCGAATCAAGATTGTCTGCAAGGCCTTCCGTAAGGACCAGATTGAATCCGTAATGAATTGCATCAAGAACATTTCCGGAGTCCACGAGGTAGTTAAAGTATGA
- a CDS encoding prepilin-type N-terminal cleavage/methylation domain-containing protein, whose amino-acid sequence MKKENFNCRITNDAKKGFTLMELMVYVALVGVIVIIAGQVFSDSTKFRVRSESMIRSSETASNIAVLMAEDISQTGAKSSNQGGASTSDVFLTGDSIYIDPQNAAVLKKDSSSFRIVPQTDGCPASGCNTDTLVVRRLRYHETTGEFMAMEEVKWFLRNNSLFRSCRTIPNTSSTASNDCPQKNGSEALQAVEMADNIAGFKVVPAKPRVLGSATVSAYEQSVLLPNSDPSIKTFRLIPRYGDGNFFFTAVESSTDKESATLSGFSTNYDLENGQPELSGKKANQVFVGQANSGSGSWPDLCKKVNLEANIEYEISFSLPFKEDLSRMFCPGRDYAAVGFRNMDGNGYPGLDDFNFFFPVAQNEPTRRTFRFTASSSITNACMAFTFASYSPVAANGSVTISDIQLKKVETSNFNFDDESFVPQVDDKKNVKAFLLILSVKKNGETSTVRQVIPIPSNGPRD is encoded by the coding sequence ATGAAGAAGGAAAATTTTAATTGTCGTATTACGAATGACGCTAAAAAGGGCTTTACCCTCATGGAATTGATGGTGTATGTTGCCCTAGTGGGGGTCATCGTTATTATTGCTGGGCAGGTGTTCAGTGATAGTACGAAGTTTAGGGTCCGTTCAGAATCCATGATCAGGTCCAGCGAAACGGCAAGCAATATTGCGGTGCTTATGGCTGAAGATATTTCTCAAACGGGAGCGAAGAGTTCCAACCAAGGTGGAGCAAGTACGTCAGATGTGTTTCTTACGGGTGATTCCATTTACATTGATCCTCAAAATGCTGCTGTATTGAAAAAGGATTCTTCATCCTTTAGAATTGTCCCTCAAACTGATGGGTGCCCTGCATCTGGTTGTAATACGGATACCTTGGTTGTTCGTCGACTTCGCTACCATGAAACTACGGGCGAGTTTATGGCAATGGAAGAAGTGAAGTGGTTCTTGCGCAATAATTCTTTGTTTAGATCTTGTCGTACGATTCCCAATACGTCTTCAACTGCTTCGAATGATTGCCCGCAAAAGAACGGTTCTGAAGCCTTGCAAGCTGTAGAAATGGCTGATAACATCGCTGGGTTTAAGGTTGTTCCTGCAAAGCCTCGTGTGCTTGGTTCTGCTACGGTATCCGCTTATGAACAATCTGTATTGCTTCCGAATAGTGATCCTAGCATAAAGACTTTTAGACTTATCCCAAGGTATGGTGATGGAAATTTCTTCTTTACAGCTGTAGAATCTTCCACTGATAAGGAATCGGCTACACTTTCTGGTTTTTCTACAAACTATGATCTGGAAAACGGACAACCAGAACTTTCTGGAAAGAAGGCTAACCAGGTTTTTGTTGGACAGGCTAATAGTGGTTCTGGATCTTGGCCGGACCTTTGTAAAAAGGTAAATCTTGAAGCTAACATTGAATACGAAATTTCTTTTTCATTGCCTTTCAAGGAAGACCTTAGTCGTATGTTCTGCCCTGGGCGAGATTATGCTGCAGTTGGTTTCCGTAATATGGATGGAAATGGCTATCCTGGTTTAGATGATTTCAATTTCTTCTTCCCGGTAGCTCAAAATGAGCCTACGAGGAGAACATTCCGTTTTACTGCGAGTAGCTCGATAACCAATGCCTGTATGGCATTTACCTTCGCTAGCTATTCTCCGGTTGCGGCAAACGGCTCTGTAACGATTTCTGATATTCAACTTAAGAAGGTGGAAACGTCCAATTTCAATTTTGACGATGAATCGTTTGTGCCTCAAGTGGACGACAAAAAGAATGTTAAGGCTTTCCTTCTGATTTTGTCTGTAAAGAAAAATGGTGAAACCTCTACAGTTCGTCAAGTTATTCCTATCCCAAGTAATGGTCCTAGAGATTAA
- a CDS encoding Hsp33 family molecular chaperone HslO, which translates to MNLKDRIIRSTGKKAPFRLVLVDITNTMNEIGAKHGAQSYSLKLLAETAISSIFLSSSLKMKGTVSVTATFGGEISYAKADTSPLISRKEDEESYYFVRAMIPQDDLLAIKGDEPALIPQNYQVVKLNEYGKRVHESVVQAVSASMGQNLATYLYQSEQILSAVGIEAQFNKEDPCKLDYAIGFYVEAFPEMEEKDTTILEQVVLNLPKFSDMYATQQNGGKTMVDELLFQFEGPYEIEVIKEFGAKAYCPCSKERTISSLAALPLSDLKDLEKEGKDLEMVCDFCRNKYTITLDDLREIIAERKK; encoded by the coding sequence ATGAATCTTAAGGACCGCATCATTCGATCTACGGGTAAGAAGGCACCCTTCCGCCTGGTTCTTGTGGACATTACCAACACAATGAACGAAATTGGCGCGAAGCACGGGGCTCAGTCTTATTCCCTGAAGTTGTTGGCTGAAACCGCCATTTCCTCCATCTTTTTGAGCAGCAGCCTCAAGATGAAGGGTACCGTTAGCGTAACCGCCACCTTTGGTGGTGAAATTTCCTACGCCAAGGCTGATACCAGCCCCCTCATTAGCCGCAAGGAAGACGAGGAGTCCTACTACTTCGTACGCGCCATGATTCCACAGGACGACCTGCTGGCTATCAAGGGCGACGAACCGGCCCTGATTCCCCAGAATTACCAGGTGGTGAAGCTGAACGAATACGGCAAGCGCGTTCACGAAAGCGTGGTCCAGGCTGTCAGCGCCTCCATGGGCCAGAATTTGGCTACCTACTTGTACCAGTCCGAACAGATCCTTTCCGCTGTGGGTATCGAAGCCCAGTTCAACAAGGAAGATCCCTGTAAGCTGGATTACGCCATCGGTTTCTACGTAGAAGCCTTCCCCGAAATGGAAGAAAAGGACACCACCATCCTGGAACAGGTGGTGCTGAACCTCCCCAAGTTCTCCGACATGTATGCAACCCAGCAGAACGGTGGCAAGACCATGGTGGACGAACTGCTTTTCCAGTTCGAAGGACCTTACGAAATTGAAGTCATCAAGGAATTTGGCGCCAAGGCCTACTGCCCCTGCAGCAAGGAACGCACCATTAGCTCCCTGGCGGCGCTACCTTTAAGCGACTTGAAGGACTTGGAAAAGGAAGGCAAGGATCTTGAAATGGTCTGCGACTTCTGCCGCAACAAGTACACCATTACACTGGACGACCTCCGCGAAATTATCGCCGAACGCAAGAAATAA
- a CDS encoding sodium-dependent transporter produces the protein MNERESFGSRLGFILIAAGCAIGIGNVWRFPFITGQYGGAAFVLIYLFFLVILGLPALIAEFSNGRASKRGIARSFDVLEPAGSKWHYAKYPMIAGDYLLMMFYTTVSGWMMYYFFRMTFVGDLQGKTPAEVGEAFGTMLGDAGIQSGWMIVATLLGLGIVSLGLQKGVERITKWMMSLLFVIMIALAIRAVTLPGAAEGLKFYLLPDFGRLMEKGINEVVFAAMGQAFFTLSIGIGSMSILGSYINKKHTLAKEAVNICALDTLVALLAGLIIIPSCFAFNVEPGAGPGLVFVTLPNIFAQMPAGRFFGSAFFLFMSFAALSTLVAVFENIVSFWMDLKNFKRKKVVAVNIFAIIILSLPCALGFNAWSGFEPFGPGSNVLDLEDFLVSNTLLPLGALFFVVFCNSRYGWGQDKFYEEVNTGKGFKFPTNKFVRFYIKWVLPAIVLVIFAQGYLQKFAPDFYNKIFG, from the coding sequence ATGAATGAAAGAGAAAGTTTCGGTTCCCGTCTTGGATTTATTTTGATTGCTGCCGGTTGTGCAATCGGTATCGGTAACGTTTGGCGTTTCCCTTTTATTACCGGTCAGTACGGCGGTGCCGCCTTTGTTTTGATCTACCTGTTCTTCCTGGTGATTCTCGGCTTACCGGCCCTCATTGCAGAATTTTCCAATGGTCGTGCCAGTAAGCGTGGTATTGCCCGTTCCTTCGACGTACTGGAACCTGCAGGCTCCAAGTGGCACTACGCCAAGTACCCCATGATCGCTGGCGACTACCTCTTGATGATGTTCTACACCACGGTTAGCGGCTGGATGATGTACTACTTCTTCCGCATGACCTTCGTTGGTGACCTTCAGGGCAAGACTCCCGCCGAAGTGGGCGAGGCTTTCGGTACCATGCTGGGTGATGCCGGCATTCAGTCCGGCTGGATGATTGTTGCCACCCTCCTTGGCCTTGGTATTGTGTCTCTCGGCTTGCAGAAGGGCGTGGAACGCATTACCAAGTGGATGATGTCCTTGCTGTTTGTAATCATGATTGCCCTTGCCATCCGCGCGGTGACCTTGCCGGGCGCTGCAGAAGGCCTCAAGTTCTACCTGCTGCCGGACTTTGGCCGCCTTATGGAAAAGGGAATCAACGAGGTCGTGTTTGCTGCCATGGGTCAGGCCTTCTTTACCTTGAGCATCGGTATCGGCTCCATGTCCATTCTCGGTAGCTATATTAATAAGAAGCATACCTTGGCTAAGGAAGCCGTGAATATCTGCGCCTTGGATACCTTGGTTGCCTTGCTTGCTGGCCTTATCATTATTCCCAGCTGCTTTGCCTTTAATGTGGAACCGGGTGCAGGTCCGGGCCTTGTGTTCGTGACTTTGCCTAACATCTTTGCACAGATGCCTGCAGGTCGTTTCTTCGGCTCAGCCTTCTTCCTGTTTATGAGCTTTGCAGCTCTTTCCACCTTGGTGGCGGTGTTCGAAAACATCGTTTCCTTCTGGATGGATTTGAAGAACTTTAAGCGTAAGAAGGTGGTGGCTGTCAATATCTTTGCAATCATCATTTTGTCCTTGCCTTGTGCCCTTGGCTTCAACGCCTGGTCCGGCTTTGAACCTTTCGGCCCGGGAAGCAATGTTCTTGACTTGGAAGACTTCCTGGTTTCCAACACCTTGCTCCCGTTGGGTGCCCTGTTCTTCGTGGTATTCTGTAACTCCCGCTATGGCTGGGGCCAGGACAAGTTCTATGAGGAAGTCAATACCGGTAAGGGCTTCAAGTTCCCCACCAACAAGTTTGTCCGCTTCTACATCAAGTGGGTTCTTCCCGCAATCGTTCTGGTCATTTTTGCCCAGGGTTATCTGCAGAAGTTTGCCCCGGATTTCTACAACAAGATTTTCGGCTAA
- a CDS encoding DJ-1/PfpI family protein, whose amino-acid sequence MNVLFLMANGFEETEFVTPFDYWQRGGLNVALASISDSLDVVGAHGLAIKANVLLKDVNLADYDAVCLPGGGPGVKNLKASAAVAEVLKSFDAAGKWIFAICAAPLVLSQAGLLKNRTCTCFPGCEVELDCKQFLTDRVVVDGNVITSRGAGTAEEFAFECLAQATDRATSEKIRNQVVAR is encoded by the coding sequence ATGAACGTTCTTTTCCTTATGGCAAATGGTTTCGAAGAAACCGAATTCGTCACCCCCTTCGACTACTGGCAACGCGGCGGCCTGAACGTAGCCTTGGCCTCCATCAGTGATAGTCTGGATGTTGTAGGCGCCCACGGTCTTGCCATCAAGGCAAACGTTCTTTTGAAGGATGTAAACCTCGCCGACTACGACGCAGTCTGCCTCCCCGGCGGCGGTCCCGGCGTCAAAAATCTCAAGGCATCTGCAGCCGTGGCCGAAGTTCTCAAGAGCTTTGACGCCGCTGGCAAATGGATATTTGCCATCTGCGCCGCGCCCCTGGTGCTTTCCCAAGCAGGCCTCCTCAAGAACAGAACCTGCACCTGCTTCCCGGGCTGCGAAGTGGAGTTAGACTGCAAGCAGTTCCTTACCGACCGTGTGGTAGTGGACGGCAACGTCATCACAAGCCGCGGCGCAGGCACCGCCGAAGAATTCGCATTCGAATGCTTGGCTCAGGCAACCGACCGCGCCACCTCCGAAAAAATTCGCAACCAAGTCGTCGCCCGCTAA
- the thrH gene encoding bifunctional phosphoserine phosphatase/homoserine phosphotransferase ThrH, whose amino-acid sequence MFTKQCVVTLDLEGVLAPEIWIAVAEKTGIADLRLTTRDIPDYDVLMKGRIKIMEREGLKLSTIQDVIRNLGLLKGAREFMDTLRDEAQVIILSDTFQEFAYPIMQNLGMPTIFCHNLIVEDDMIKGYHLRLNDQKTKVVKSLQDLNFKVFASGDSFNDTGMLKQADKGCFFCAPDSIVAQFPQLDSTKTYAELLEKFHQFQDTL is encoded by the coding sequence ATGTTTACTAAGCAATGTGTTGTAACCCTGGACCTGGAAGGCGTTCTCGCCCCCGAAATCTGGATCGCTGTAGCAGAAAAGACCGGCATCGCCGACCTGCGCCTCACCACCCGCGACATCCCCGACTACGATGTTTTGATGAAGGGCCGTATCAAGATCATGGAACGTGAAGGCCTTAAGCTTTCCACCATCCAGGACGTGATCCGTAACCTGGGCCTTTTGAAGGGCGCCCGCGAATTCATGGACACCCTCCGTGACGAAGCCCAGGTAATCATCCTCAGCGATACTTTCCAGGAATTCGCCTACCCCATCATGCAGAACCTGGGCATGCCCACCATTTTCTGCCACAACCTGATTGTGGAAGACGACATGATCAAGGGTTACCACCTGCGCCTCAACGACCAGAAGACCAAGGTGGTCAAGTCCCTGCAGGACCTGAACTTCAAGGTTTTCGCCAGCGGCGACTCCTTCAATGACACTGGCATGCTGAAGCAGGCCGACAAGGGTTGCTTCTTCTGCGCTCCGGACTCCATCGTGGCTCAGTTCCCCCAGTTGGATTCCACCAAGACTTACGCAGAACTTCTTGAAAAGTTCCACCAGTTCCAGGATACTTTGTAA
- a CDS encoding type II secretion system protein, which produces MILRTENKLSPAVRRRKAGFGIAEILVSAAVLGFMIVALNQLQSSNRDAIMRVRSRDGAVAVSQQVIDSLSAVGVSALQLTKDASGAKQKLVLHKTREWKGTPGTLAHTTSVDYTVRVDISDDDDYKSTVETSYYPTNHVYAKKLNVEVEWTYKGTPHSISVSSVVR; this is translated from the coding sequence ATGATTTTAAGAACAGAAAATAAGTTGTCTCCTGCAGTTCGTCGACGTAAAGCTGGCTTTGGCATCGCTGAAATCCTGGTTTCCGCCGCGGTTTTGGGCTTTATGATTGTCGCCTTGAATCAATTGCAAAGCAGCAACCGTGATGCCATTATGCGAGTCCGATCTCGTGATGGTGCTGTAGCTGTTTCTCAGCAGGTTATAGATTCTCTCTCCGCTGTGGGTGTATCTGCGTTGCAACTAACTAAGGATGCTTCGGGCGCTAAGCAGAAGCTTGTTTTGCATAAAACCCGTGAGTGGAAAGGAACTCCAGGAACGTTGGCACATACAACTTCTGTTGATTATACAGTCCGCGTAGACATTTCAGATGATGATGACTACAAGAGTACTGTAGAAACGAGTTACTATCCCACGAATCATGTCTATGCAAAAAAATTGAATGTTGAGGTTGAATGGACTTATAAGGGAACTCCTCATTCTATTTCTGTGTCTAGCGTGGTACGTTAA
- a CDS encoding NADH-quinone oxidoreductase subunit A: protein MSEYIILSIFLFLGAFIAAAATVVGLLLGYRTRKTKNKMLPYECGMETFGNARIQFKVGYYVFALLFLVFDVEALFLLPVMANFKEIMAGNTALSPIVVVVDLVIFLAILVSGLAYAWKKGILKWE from the coding sequence ATGTCTGAATACATTATTCTATCCATATTCCTATTCCTAGGTGCGTTCATCGCGGCGGCAGCCACGGTAGTTGGCCTTTTGCTAGGCTACCGCACCCGAAAAACCAAAAACAAGATGTTGCCATACGAATGCGGTATGGAAACTTTCGGCAATGCCCGTATCCAGTTCAAGGTGGGCTACTACGTGTTTGCATTGCTTTTCCTTGTTTTTGACGTCGAAGCTTTGTTCCTGCTCCCGGTCATGGCCAATTTCAAGGAAATCATGGCAGGGAACACAGCACTCTCCCCCATTGTGGTGGTGGTTGACTTGGTGATCTTCTTGGCGATTCTGGTTTCCGGCCTCGCCTACGCTTGGAAAAAAGGAATTCTCAAATGGGAATAA
- the sufB gene encoding Fe-S cluster assembly protein SufB, with amino-acid sequence MSENYKYGFVTDIENDSFEKGLNEDIIRRASALRGEPQFMLDFRLKAYEKLLTMEQPNWGELNFAPVDLQDIVYYSAPKNKKAHEKIEDVDPELLATFEKLGIPLDEQKRLANVAVDAVFDSVSIYTSHKKKLMEMGIIFCSISDAIKEYPELIEQYLGSVVPAGDNYFAALNSAVFGDGSFVYIPAGVKCPMDLSTYFRINNKEAGQFERTLIIADDNAEVSYLEGCTAPEFSSKQLHSAIVELVANENAKIKYSTVQNWYAGDRETGAGGVYNFVTKRGKCAGKNSRISWTQVETGSAITWKYPSCVLVGDNSVGEFYSVALTNGHMQADTGTKMIHIGKNTRSTIISKGISADNSSNAYRGEVSIRKSAAGARNYTQCDSMLVGDKSAAHTFPYITVANGTAQTEHEATTSRISEDQLFYFESRGIKREDAIQAMVGGFCKDVFKELPGEFATEARQLLTLKLEHSVG; translated from the coding sequence ATGAGCGAAAATTACAAGTACGGCTTTGTTACGGATATCGAAAACGACTCTTTTGAAAAGGGCCTTAACGAAGACATCATCCGTCGAGCCAGCGCTCTCCGCGGCGAACCCCAGTTCATGCTGGATTTCCGCCTCAAGGCTTACGAGAAGCTCCTGACCATGGAGCAGCCCAACTGGGGCGAGCTGAATTTTGCGCCTGTGGACCTGCAGGACATCGTCTACTATTCCGCACCCAAGAACAAGAAGGCTCACGAAAAGATCGAGGACGTGGACCCGGAACTTCTGGCCACCTTCGAAAAGCTGGGAATTCCTCTGGACGAACAGAAGCGTCTGGCCAACGTGGCCGTGGACGCAGTGTTCGACTCCGTCAGTATTTATACAAGCCACAAGAAGAAGCTCATGGAAATGGGCATTATCTTCTGCAGTATTTCCGATGCCATCAAGGAATACCCGGAACTGATCGAACAGTACCTGGGTAGCGTGGTTCCCGCAGGCGACAACTACTTTGCCGCCTTGAACAGTGCCGTGTTTGGTGACGGAAGCTTCGTCTACATTCCCGCAGGCGTCAAGTGCCCCATGGACCTCAGCACCTACTTCCGCATCAACAACAAGGAAGCAGGCCAGTTCGAACGCACCCTGATTATCGCAGACGACAACGCCGAAGTCAGCTACCTGGAAGGCTGTACCGCTCCTGAATTCAGCAGCAAGCAGCTCCATTCCGCCATCGTAGAACTGGTGGCCAACGAAAACGCCAAGATCAAGTACAGCACCGTACAGAACTGGTACGCCGGCGACCGCGAGACTGGCGCAGGTGGCGTCTACAACTTTGTGACCAAGCGCGGCAAGTGCGCCGGCAAGAACAGCCGCATCAGCTGGACCCAGGTGGAAACCGGTTCCGCCATCACCTGGAAGTACCCCAGCTGCGTTCTGGTGGGCGACAACTCCGTAGGTGAATTCTACAGCGTGGCTCTGACCAACGGCCACATGCAGGCCGATACCGGCACCAAGATGATCCACATCGGTAAGAACACTCGCAGTACGATCATTTCGAAAGGTATCAGCGCCGACAATTCCAGCAACGCCTACCGCGGCGAAGTCTCTATTCGTAAGAGTGCCGCAGGCGCCCGCAACTACACCCAGTGCGACAGCATGCTGGTTGGCGACAAGAGTGCCGCCCACACCTTCCCCTACATTACGGTAGCAAACGGCACCGCCCAGACGGAACACGAAGCAACCACCAGCCGCATCAGCGAAGATCAGCTGTTCTATTTCGAGAGCCGCGGCATCAAGCGCGAAGACGCCATCCAGGCTATGGTGGGCGGTTTCTGTAAGGATGTGTTCAAGGAACTGCCCGGCGAATTCGCTACCGAAGCCCGCCAGCTGCTGACCCTGAAGCTGGAACACTCCGTAGGGTAA
- a CDS encoding YbjQ family protein, which produces MKLYTTDFISGKEIETIQMVKGSIVFSKNVVRDVFAGLKSIIGGELAGYTEMLEQARQEATNRMVIQAQNIGADAIVSVRFMTSAVMAGAAEIIVYGTAVKFKK; this is translated from the coding sequence ATGAAGCTTTATACAACGGACTTTATTTCTGGAAAAGAAATTGAAACCATCCAGATGGTCAAGGGCAGCATCGTGTTCAGCAAGAACGTGGTTCGCGACGTTTTCGCTGGCCTTAAGTCCATCATTGGTGGCGAACTTGCTGGCTACACCGAAATGCTGGAGCAGGCCCGTCAAGAGGCAACAAACCGCATGGTTATTCAAGCCCAGAACATTGGTGCCGATGCCATCGTATCCGTACGTTTCATGACATCTGCCGTTATGGCTGGCGCCGCAGAAATCATTGTCTACGGCACCGCGGTAAAATTCAAGAAATAA
- a CDS encoding prepilin-type N-terminal cleavage/methylation domain-containing protein, with the protein MIRQNRKYRAVNVKGFTLVEVLVVVIIIGVLSSMGVVGLQGAVQNNRVRDAAVNVAAFLEKASTIARQTSDSLCVEAANGSSTITLRKTAGGCQGDVVESMNLEGGVFFRSSASGVSSPVSGATTNLSGKSAYFIPRLGLNSFRGSNLSDQSNEGYFLMQYTTSGKWAGVAKVPTDNRFRSYTYNGGWFAL; encoded by the coding sequence ATGATTAGACAAAATCGCAAGTATCGTGCTGTTAATGTAAAGGGCTTCACCCTGGTGGAAGTCCTAGTTGTCGTTATTATTATCGGCGTATTATCAAGTATGGGTGTTGTTGGCCTTCAGGGTGCGGTTCAGAATAATCGCGTTCGAGACGCTGCTGTAAATGTTGCCGCATTTTTGGAAAAGGCTTCTACTATAGCTAGGCAAACAAGTGATTCTCTTTGCGTTGAAGCCGCAAATGGTTCTTCAACCATAACACTGCGTAAGACTGCTGGAGGTTGCCAAGGGGATGTTGTAGAGTCTATGAATTTGGAAGGAGGGGTCTTTTTTCGCTCCTCGGCTAGTGGTGTAAGTTCCCCTGTTTCCGGAGCAACAACGAATCTTTCGGGAAAATCAGCGTACTTCATTCCTCGATTGGGGTTGAATTCCTTTAGAGGAAGCAATTTAAGTGACCAATCCAATGAAGGCTATTTCTTGATGCAATACACAACATCCGGTAAGTGGGCTGGTGTTGCCAAGGTTCCTACGGATAACCGTTTCCGTTCTTATACCTACAATGGAGGATGGTTCGCGTTATGA